AATCTCCATCTTCTACTTGAGTTTTCAAGTGtactactaataaaaaaaaaaaataaagagaaaattatctaaatatAGCTcgatttatatatatatatatatattctaattcttACTACTccttctttatttttagttcTTTGATTAATTCTGTTAATTGTACAATtgttttattcaattcatcgattttcttttcagtAACTTTATTCTTGGCTTCTAATGACTCATATAACTTATAATTCTCCCAACCCCAACCATTTTCATAACCTTTTTCTACTGGTTGGATGGCTTTGTTGATTCCCTTGTACCATTTAGTCTTGTTGATACCAAATTTTGGATCAGCAGCTTCAGCTTCTCTTTGAATCTTGATGGCAATATTGTTTCTCAAATTGGTGGCCTGGATGATAGATTCCTCAGCATGGCTAACCCGAGTGATTGTGGCACCATTTTCAGTAACATCTGTAGTACTATTACTTGTACTAGCCATACTTTCTTCAGCAAGTCCAATTAAACTTGAATCATTATCTAAGTAACCATCAGTTAAATCCCAAGCGACATCAATTTCATTGGCATCATCTGGTAATTTCTTAATACGATTATATTGAACTCTCTTGgcaattttaatttcctttatagaaatataaaacaaaaatggGCTATAGATAATAACCATGATGAAATTGGTTAAGTTTTTGTACCATTGATCAGGAaccattaaaattttcatcacTGGTTTAGagataaataattcaattaaatttaatggtGGAACAAATACATTCTCATCGGGTGCTCTAATAAATCTTAATATCTTTTGTGACATCAACGCCATATATTCATCATCAGAATTATCAGACACTTTTTGATAAGCATTAGAATATAATGCAATCAAGATgttcaataatattgttGTCACAATGAAACAATAACCGTAGTATAAGATCCCTGCGTACGGTGGTgcaaaattatcaaatgttTCATCAAATGAACCAGATCCTAACACCGTAATAATTAGATTGGATAAAATAGATGTGGTAATTTCACGTTTCCCATCAGCTGAATCCAAACCAAGAAACCCTTGTAAAAACCCAATCATGATTAATCCAAGTAAGacgaaaaatattaatgattccTTCATCATATGTTTCAATACAACTAACATGGCACCAACAAATCTTTCAGATTCCAAGTATAACAATAATCTGGACCAAATAAAAGGTGCTGCACAAGCCAGAATTCTATATGAAATTACATctaattgtttattatcATAGGTAGAATCTGGTGACATTGGCCAATAAATACttattattcttaaatTCATGGAAACTATAATTATCAGATATAATGTATCATTGAAACAATTCcaaaattgtaaatatgCCATACCAATGTAgtaaaatttgaagaattcaTCCAAAATATAACCAATtgtgaaaaaatataaaaaggCTTCAATTTTATCGATAGGTTCAATTTCATCTGATGTCTTGGTGTTGACAATAATtgtataaattaataagaaaagtacggaaaataacaattgaatgatattttgatattgtggagttttaattctttctGGAGTGAAATGTCTTGAAAATAATGTTGAAGAGATggaattttctttaatgaaaatggtTGGATCGTTTCTACTTTGAACAATCCAACCTCTCCATAACCAATTCAAACATCTTTGGAAACCTGATGAGCCAATAACAATGGTGTAATGCATATCGGTAGCTAGTTCCAAGGCATTAGTTGGCTCTGAATCCAcctcattttcattaatagtGTAACGATGCAATAACATGTTTAACATCATAAAGTATAAATTCTCACTTTCCTCCTCTtcaatgataattttacaTAATTGTTGAGCTACTGTGGAACGCAAATTATATAGTTCAGAATTATGTAATTCTTGAGAAGATAAATCATCATACCAATTAGCAACTTTTAATAGAGAAAATACCAATACTGATTCATATTTTCTCAAACTGTGAGGGTCTGATGGGTCTCCACCACAGGCTTCCCTTGTTAATCTGATAACATTTGCATTTAAAATTCTGGAATGTTCACATAATACTAACTCTTCGTTATACGCAATAGGAATAGCTTTATCAATCAagtattttaaatttaaagcaATTCTTAATACCTGACGAGAATTTGGTGGTAAAAAACTTATTTCCTCATAATTCTCCGTGATGCTTACATCACTACTGTTGACTGGGAGTATTGGATCCGCATGATGACCATGATGACTAGACATGGTATTGGGATTTTTAGAATACTGTTATCTTATTGTGAAtgtgataaaaaaaataatacaatctAAACAGGGGTTGCACccattttaaacaatatatatacattagCTAATCTAATCTAATCAAAACTCTGTCAGTTTCCTGAAAAAATTCCTTTATCCAAGGGTCTTTTATACATGCTGAAAAAATACCCTTCGTTTGAAATTTggaatgttttttttatctccGCGTGGGGTAGTGCAGGGTTCttttatgatttttttcGGATAGCATCTAAGAAATGATTGCACGGATCAACAGGCTTTTTTACTTCTAGGTATTTCAATTTCGTTCACAGAGTAAATTAATTAACAACGCGAAACTAACGCGtttcatcttcatattatattttaaaattattaatcgTTTATTATGTTGGATAACATGTTCTAAAGTTTGTATCTGGTTCATGCCTGTTATTTTGTTATTACTAGATCGTTATCTCACTGAATCATAAATAGTcgaaattaatattaccaGTTGTAACTAACTATATACACCATTTGACTTCTCCTTCTAGTATAAGCAGCTATGAATTTTCATTACCCTGATATCAACTGTAGCAGTTACTCGAGTTAAAATTctcaaataattattatttaagttAATTGCATTGTTTATCAGGAACAGTATTTAAACCATAAAGTTCCATAGATTTCTAGTCAAAATATTGTCCAAGAGACTGATATATCTTGTTAACGATTCTCCTTCGAAGGCAGTTATCcttaattatataatatgtCTACTGTTAATCTTCTACAGGGTTTACTGCATCAGCAATCTATTCCTTAACTAAActagaaaagaaaaaaatcaagGAGTAAATTTATTGGCCTCTTCTCGGATAATAGTGTAAGTAGTTTGTACTACTGGTAAAAATCACTTACGGTACGTTAGAATATAGAAAGCAAGACATTCGATaatatatcattaattaataatcctATCCTACATTTCAAGAGTAGTTAATCCATTAATTTTATGTACTAGTTCGGAGAAGATGGATATTTTAGAAGTACCATCGGGATATCTTGTACAATTCAAAGTGTgtgacaaaaaaaaaggcaCGGCTAAGGTTACCCTAGTTGAAAGTAGTAAATAtaactcttttttttagtattatttataagGTTTTAACACTAAACTCTCAAAACCAAGGTAATATAACGATATTAATCAGtactaaatatatttattttgttgcTATGACTCTTTTTTCAGTTGAGCAAGAATTTGGAAAACTTAGGATCAGTTTCGGAGTTTTGAAGAACGGTGAAAAAGGGAAAAATCGTGactgaaaaattattttagaatttaatatgTTAAACTAGTAATTTCTGAATACACACAATATTTAAAGGTCACAAAgttatttagaaaaaaactATAATCCCTTAGCATCATCCTATCCTTAGTGAAAAATACAACTAAAAGGTAGTCAATCTATCAGATGGGGCGTTtcatattttcaaaagtcCTTAAAAGATATCAGCATTTAAACCAATTACCATTTCTACATCAATACCAAATACGGACAAGCTTAACCCAGCTGATACAAGATTATTCACATAAATCTATTCCTAATATTGATTATGCATATTTAACGAATTGGAATTCTTCTATTAAACCGCATAGTAATGAGCAGTATAATTTGAGTATTAACACgatatattctttattagtCTATGTTTGCAGAAGGTTAAATTCTATCCATAATTTACCTTATATTGTAGTAATAAATCCatatatttcaaacaataattcagtatatttaaaatctcTGGAGTCTCTACTCTCCTTGGAGTATCCCTATCAATTACAAGATGATAATGCAGTTCGAAGGGTATTGAACGAGTTCTTAGATGATCATCAAGATAGTATAATGGAATTGGCAACAGGGTTTAAAGAAGTCGGCGAGTTTTATGATCGAAAAAgtataaaagaatttttagatgctcatttaaaagatcgaataataatgaagttATTGGCAACTCACTatctaaaattaattgaaagtGATGACAATGGAGAAACTAATACAATAATAGATCCGTCGAGTGTCTCCCATAAAGGTATAGGTGTAATCAACacaaattttaatgttAGTGATCTGGTAAATCAAGTTTCAGAATACGTGGGTGATTTAACAAGGTTAGAATACGATAGAGCTGTTCCAGTACAAGTTGAGACAAATGACAATAACCCAGTAGAGTTTAGCTGTATTGGTGCTcatttggaatatattttaactgAAGTactaaaaaattcatcattagCACAAATAAGAAATGGTAAAAGTGATGTCCCTATTATGGTACAAATTACGAAAGGAAATTGTGGTGAAACTTTAAGCATTCGTGTAAGAGATCATGGTGGGGGCATTCCTCCGGAGCGTGAACCTTTTATATTAGATTATGCTTATACTTCAGAAGTAAATAAGCATGAAGGTGATCCAGCTACACAAGTGAATCAAGTTAACGCTGATGTTCCAAGGGTTGCAGGATTAGGATTTGGGTTACCACTGTGCCGAATGTATGCAGAATTATTCGGTGGATCTCTAAGTATTCAAAGTCTTTGGGGGTTAGGCACTGATGTCTATATCATAATAAAAGGAATAACAAATTTTAAGTAAAGAGAAATATAAAGccaaagtaaaaaaaaagaaaaaaagaaaaattagcaaacgatttttttatttttcacaCTTTGGTATCATTTGTGacatttcttttaattatGATTAACATTAGTCATGGAATTTGACCAGCGGTCGaactgttcaaaatattgttgctcatagtttaattcttagttaagtaatctgtttgaataattattatattattgttataaaaaatctccTTGCTTCTTTCGAaagggaatatataatatatacaggatatacaatgaacagttataaacttttgggatattttcgtggtaatttatactCCAAAAAATGGACAGATCCACCATCAACGAATTGATggtctgatattaaaatagaaccTATCACATCCTAATACCTTCTTAATATCACTACTTGGGTATTTTTAGTAGTGAGACCACGTATGCTTAATGCATGatggattatttattatattaagttCTTTAGTTGTTGTATAAAGCCACAATTACGACTAAATTCATGCTTTATTAGCTGTTAACCCAAACCCACGACTTATGACACATAATGCCACAGCTCTGAcagaattttatttatttctttcttcGTTTAAAAGTTTTCATCTTAATACttgtttaattattatttataatttgtttAGAATATatcaattcttcaataaaccgacattaaaaaaatttaattatattaaaaaaaatcaataaatcaataaattcacGGTATACATATATGCCCCACTGGTTTTATGTTCAATTACTCCATTATTAAGGtatgaatattaaaatcttaaataaaattttataaatatttactaGTAAGAATTagtattcttttttatatgAATAAAATCTGTATATATACAGGAAAAAGATATGTCTAGAAATGAGATACATTCTTAGATGGTAAAAAGGTAATATCACGGTGAACTTTAGATAGCAAACCTATACTTTGAGCGCGTCTAATTGCCTTTGCTAAACGCTTCTGATCACGCTCCGAAAGACCAGTGACTTCTCTTGAAAGTATTTGTCCTGTAGTAgacaaatattttgataattgcTCTGGATGTGTATATAAATCTGTCATATGGATTCCATTATGAGACGAATTGTTCTTCCTTCTATTTGCAGAATTAACTGCAGCGTTTTTACGATCTAATCTGATACGGGCCATAGATAAATCAAATGGTTCATAGAGCTGACCTACTTCGAAATGTTTTACTAGACCTCTGTCTACACGCTTAGTTATTGTATTGAAgttagttttattattttcatttccAGAAGATGGATTGAATATTCTAGATTGCAATAATGTACGTGCTGTAGAGAGCTGACGAGTTAAAGTTAGTTTATTCATGCTTTAGATTGAACAATGTTTCCAATATATACGTGTGCTACCTTTACTGTCTAAGctatgttttttttatttccaaattGTCTTTAAATGGGAGTTTTTTTATAGTTATTCTAGAGTTACTTTATAACTTAAACCAGTTTTCGGCTTATTTAAAAACGGGTGCAATGAAGGAATACATTCCATGAAACATtgaataaagatatataattgacattaaatataaaaattacggttaagtattaaaattatgGATTTCAATTGACTTATCTTTGGTTCTATTTCAtgattaagaaaaataatttttttaagaagTCTAGGTCAATATTTCACCcaataatgaataaattcTCTCATCATTGGTATCCCGTCATcacattattttttcttgcaTTAACCACCTTACTATACTTAAACCAAATAGAGCCGTTACTGTCAATCCCAGTCCCATACTTGCCTTATGTTTCTGGACAcattattttaaacaattctATTGATCCATTCCCGGTtccattaaaaaataaaactgaAATTACAAAAGACATATATGTGTATGCTTTCACACTTCCGCATTCTCAAGATATCTTGGGAACAAAACCAGGCCAGTTTATAACTGttactttaaatattaatgtgACTTCTAATATTACTAGGCCTTATGCTGTTTTGTCATCTGATAAGGGTGagtttgaattattaattcaagATATACACCATGGTGGCCTTTCTACAATTATTAACCATAGAGAAATTGATAGTATCGCATATATTAATGGCCCTTATggaaattataaatatgaaCAAAATTTTAGAGAAAGAATTGGTATTGTTGCAAGTAGTACTGGGTTATCTGCAGTGATGccaataattcatcaaatcGTTTATGACAAAAATGACACAACATATGTTAATAtagtatatttaaataaaagtgGAAACATTCTCTTAAAAGATAGACTTGATGGATTAGTAAGAGAGGCAGAAGGTAAATTAACGGTGACCTACGTCACCGATATCtctgataatttattaattgaaaatttcaattggaaAGATGTTACTAGTAAACAGCTATTAATTTGTGGTTCTCCATTTTGGGAAGATAAGATGATTGACAAATTTGTCAATCTACTCGATTTTGAGAGACCAAATGAAAGAAACATGCAgaatgaaatatatttctattagATATTGACTGCACTTAATTTATGAAACCCTTCTTAACTAtttgctggaatatgattatatcattttgtattaagtggtaaaagactttttatcacgtgacatattgtttaaaatgtgtttttctttttatatcgaaaaacactatttaagaaatatattcattttagttatagtatttactatatatttctaaataaagtaatcgtctttacatcttaaacactgtataacaatgtctaacactcttgaatcccagtaacatcaaaattcattatttaataatgtcaGCCTCTCTACATTTCCAGTATCTTTATATTGTGGACACGTGGTTTCTGAGGTTGGACTTCAGAACATGAGTACCTTGTCTGGCACGTTAGTTATTATTggaatacaaaaaaatacaagaaaTAAAGCTCGCGTGGCGTAATGGCAACGCGTCTGACTTCTAATCAGAAGATTGTGGGTTCGACCCCCACTGTGAGTGCTTTACTTCTCTCAATTTTCCCCGATAGTTTAATGGTTAGAATGGGCGCTTGTCGCGTGCCAGATCGGGGTTCAATTCCCCGTCGAggagatttattattttttgcaaAATTTTGGATGGTAGTCACGTGAGTTTCATTGAATTGCCAACCTGCATTGTTAAAGAGTACCCACTTTAATAATTAGGGCATAATCTAAAACTATTCAGGAGTTTTGTTCCAATTATAcatgtttgttttttactctttgataaaataagagaatatatatatataggaAAGAGCTAGTTATCGTCTATACTACTCCAAAATCTAGCTGTAGTTTACTGACATCGCTATGATAAGACAGCTAAATAGGAAATATTCCCTAGTTTTTACTAGACTTCTTCACACATACCGTGAAAACGAATTTTGACAGCATTGTTCAAAATAGGAAATTTACTGTAAATAAAGAGATTGcttgttttttaaaaaaattcgGCAAAGCTAAGCATTCTCTCATACgggtttaaaaaaaatctatattttgttatttataAGGACGTTTTAAAGGGAGAATGCCAAAAGCATTTTGATTGTATAAGACAAAACAATTTTGAGCTAATCAGTTAAGTAGGATAGGCTAAGATATTTTAACTATAGAACatatacaaaataaatattacaCTCTCTAATAATGTCGTTTGGTAATTTCAAAGCGTCTATGAACaaaaaattccaagaaTTGAGTGAAAAGACTAAAGATTCTGCCTGCATTAGCACAAACTTCTCAACGTAGAATGcaagaaaaatttggtCAAGTAACTGATATTTCTCCCTTACCTCAAGAATACTTAGATTTAGAACAACAAGTTGACTCAATTAAATTAGTATATGACCATTTCTTGAGAATTACCACTGtttatgaaaatgaatcatATGATTACCCAAAGGATGTTAGAGATTCTATAACCGAATTCCAAAAAACAGCTTCATCGAGAGTTCAAGAACTTCAAACTAAAATTAGTAACAGTTCTGATAACTCACACAGCTCTGGTTCGGTAGAACCAATGAGAACAAGTGTTTCGTCTGTTGGctcaataaataattataatcaaAACTCTCCAAGAACGTTAAATAATGCATTGTCAAAAGCTGCTTTATTTGCTGCtgaacaattaaaaatggaCAAAGATTCCTCTACTGTCTTTCATTCATTCAGTGAAGCTGAATCTATTATTTCTGATGAAAGAATTAAGCAAGATAAGATTATTCAAAAGAGTTTTAATACCGAATTGAAGAATGTCTTAACTAATAGAATCGATGTTGCAAATAAGCATCGTAAGGATGTACAAAACAAGAGATTACAGTATGATATTTCTCGTACCAAGTTGGATCATGCCTCTGAAGATAAGGAAAGCAGTTTAAGAGTTGCTATGGAACAGCATAAGCAAGCTTTTGAACAATCTATTGATGATGCAATAATCATGATGCACGAAGTTATTTCTCATTCTAACTTCATAACAaatttgaatgaattaGCAATGGCCCAATTAGAATACCATGAAAGAAGTTTTAAAGCTCTTCAAGATTTTATTACTACGATGACATACAGTAATTCAGCCTCATCTACTGCacattcaaatattcaaattaatcATTTATCCAGTGGTACTGTAGGTATTCAAATGGAAAATTTGGAAGATTCAGATAATAATGCTGATAGTGATAACTTAGATAAACCACCAAAAATGCCAAGTAGACGTAACATCGAAGAAGAACATCCACCAAAGATGCCACCAAGACATGCTACTGGCAAACCTGCAATTCCAGTTTCTGCAACATCTACTTCAATTACTGCTTCCACAAAAGATTCGTCAGTCAATAATTTGACAAATAAAGTCGAAGGTATTACTCTAGAAGGAGACGTCTCTGATcttgatgatgaagatgttATGTAATTCTGAATTTTCGTTAACTTTGTTGACTTTgtgtatttttaattctttttttatttatttatgttatgttttttttaatggtTATCAACAAGCTCCACAGATATAACGAAtaatcttcatttttttcttacaTAAAAATGTGAATTATATTGAGAAATAAGTCAACAATgctaaataaaaagtatcGTAAGTACTAGATatgtataatttcaatttttaatgcTATCTGGCCTTTAGATAATTAATCAACGACTCTGACTAGAAGTTAACTAATTAAATAACAAGCGTTCATCGATGAAAGAGTTATTCGTTTAATCATAAGATTTATTGGAAGATAAGTCTAATGAACCACGTACATTGTATACCTTGTGAAAAAGATGGATAGATATAATttagtaaaaataatatgtataaataaattattctgGTGTTTCCACCTAGGTATACCAAATGagtattgataattttatatgAGATTATAGTATCAATCTGTTGTGTTTCGGATTAAGTTATAATGGTCAAAAATATGGTACACGCTACATATTCTATCAACTTGTGGCAGGtggtttcttttttttaaattcacaTTGCCAAACAGCATCAGACAATAGCCTAAGAATGTGAATATAAAAGAGGAACAAATGAAGAAACCCTAGAGTTTGAAACACAACAAACGAGTTGAACTTTTAGGTCTAGaggaaaatattaacataTTAAATATCATATAACGATACGATATATAGCTTTGAGCTACATAGAACAAATAGATCTATAATAAACAAACTTCAACAATAAGACATACCTCGACTCTACATTACTTCATAGTTTCAGGACAAAAACATATTCTATAACACGTGATTAGAGcaactttttcaaaaaaaggTCCTACCCGGATTCGAACCGGGGTTGTCCGGATCAAAACCGAAAGTGATAACCACTACACTATAGGACCCGTAATTTTCGAGATTTGTTGTAAACCAACTTTGGAGTACGATACACTTAAATAGTAACTACCAAAACCTAACttaacaatcttattaacttaacaccagttaatccttcgaacttacgaatataattgttgttcttttcaaactaaataactatatgaaagaactataaatttatgtcttaaGTCTGAAAAAGCtggcctttaaatacttttcaaaggtcaacgccagcttttccattttactttaattgaaCTGTTTATAAACTTACTTACAAGAGTAGGAGTGCACAGTTTGAGTGATGCTGGCTAAATAGTAGAGATTATGCATCGAACCGATATTCACAGGTATGCAACTAGCAGTTACTCAGTgttatgtataatttctagttagcaacttgtagatgagtataaagtcGATCTCGTCTACAACGAGAATTAAATTCGGAGGGTTGGCCGAGTGGTCTAAGGCGGCAGACTTAAGATCTGTTGGACGGTGTCCGCGCGAGTTCGAACCTCGCAtccttcatttttttctctaaTGTGAATTATAGTCACGTGATTTGAGATATTAAAggtttatttattctagATACTATAggttttgatatatttataggccaacattaaataatatgcTTCCAACTTATTAGCAAGTTGTTTTATGTTTTCTTTcgaatatattttcatagaaaaatcaaaattgaGATCAatacaagaaaaatattgtttagaaaaaaaacaaaaattctTGGTAAAATTGTTTAGAAATACTCTACTAGATAATACATCTAAAACTATTCCCTTATGACCACTATGCTAGGGctttctaaaaaaatatttttttgttgaattCCTTaatatttacttttttattaaaaataataaagtttaTGCTAATTATAAAACACAAGTTTGCttaattattaagaaaaataaaaataaacttaaatttaaactaaataCCGTTGAGTATTGAATATTGTCGGAACTGTGACATTATGTGTCATAGTTGTGGCTTTgtgttaaaaaaaataaaacatgAATTTAGTCGTAATTGTGGCTTTAtacaacaactaataacaacttaatataattaataaccCAACATGCATTAAGAATACGTGGCATCACCACTAGAAATACCCAGGTAGTGATATTAAGAAGGTATTAGCATGTGATAGGTTCTATTTTCATATCAGACCATCAATTTGTTGATGGTGGATCTGTCCATTTTTGGAGTATGAATTACCAAGAAAATATCCCAAAAGTTTATAACTATTcattgtaaaatattatatattcccttTCGAAAGAAGCAAggagattttttataataataatataataattattcaaacagatTACTTGACtaagaattaaactatgagcaacaatattttgaacagttCGACCGCTggtcaaaaaattattcatacAGATCAATTAACTAAGATAATAAACAATGAGcacaaatattttgaacagttCAACTGCAGGCCAAATATTACATCCGAAGTAATGCTTTTATACAACCTGCATTTCTTGAATTATAAATAGAACccatttttatatattggGTTTGTATTTTTTCGATACTCAGAAGAATAGTAATGAGGTTTCTTGACTTCCAATTACAGAGGTATCATTTTTACAATATGAAAAGCTTTAATactaaaacaaaaaagtttaaaattttaattacaTCTTGTTTAAAGCCAGAAATATCCTAAAGTTCGGTATCCTGGCAAAcaaataagaatattttctatacGAGTTTAGAGTAGGAGAATGATCTGGTAAATACTgcaagaaaataatacaaactCATCTTAATATACGATATGCAAATGTTTCTTGTTAATTATATCAACAAACAGTAGTaacaattgttttttttttttttttttttttttttctattaagaTTTCCGGAAAAAGTGATGAGATGAGTACGAAAGTGATGAGcttgaaaattttattaacaataaaaaaaacaaaacaataaatgcaaaaaatataacataggaatacaaacaattaattaattgatattaaaaaaaaattaataatactgGTTGTTAATATCTCATAGTTAGTagttgataaaaataaaacgtCAAACGATGAGAACGACATCtgatattgaagaatcCGATTCTGAAATTGATATTGGACAAAATATTGCATTAAATTCTGATAGTAGTAGTGATAGTGAAAGTGATAATTCCTCTGAAACTGAAGTTCaagatgaaattgaatattcaGATAAccaagaagaagaagtgAAAGAGGACAAACGTACAGATAAAGAAAACAATACAAAAAGCAAAAATGATTTCCCTCAATTAGATGGTAATGTTGAAGTGGAaagtgatgatgatgatataaatgattattttgCCACTACACATCTTGATAccaagaaatttaaaaaaggtAGTTTTGCCAGTTTTGGGTTTAATCGTTTtattatgaataatattaataagaaAGGTTATAAACAACCCACTCCAATTCAAAGAAAGACAATTCcattaattttacaaaaaagaGATATTGTTGGTATGGCACGTACCGGTTCTGGTAAGACAGCTGCCTTTTTATTACCGatgattgaaaaattaaagactCATAGTAGTAAGATTGGTGTTCGTGGTGTTATTTTATCACCATCAAGAGAAATTGCTATTCAAACACATCgagtatttaaagaatttagtAAAAATACGGAATTAAGAAGTGTATTACTTACTGGTGGTGATTCATTGGAAGATCAATTTGGAATGATGATGAGTAATCCGGATGTTGTTATTGCCACACCTGGTCGTTTCTTACATTTAAAAGTGGAAATGAAATTGGATTTGAAAAGTGTGGAATATATTGTATTTGATGAAGCTGatagattatttgaaatggGGTTTGAAGAACAATTGAATGAATTATTGGCTGCATTACCTGATAATAGACaaagtttattattttctgcTACTTTACCAAACTCATTAGTGGAATTTGCTAAGGCTGGGTTAAAGAATC
The window above is part of the Henningerozyma blattae CBS 6284 chromosome 2, complete genome genome. Proteins encoded here:
- the RSM18 gene encoding mitochondrial 37S ribosomal protein bS18m (similar to Saccharomyces cerevisiae RSM18 (YER050C); ancestral locus Anc_7.223), yielding MNKLTLTRQLSTARTLLQSRIFNPSSGNENNKTNFNTITKRVDRGLVKHFEVGQLYEPFDLSMARIRLDRKNAAVNSANRRKNNSSHNGIHMTDLYTHPEQLSKYLSTTGQILSREVTGLSERDQKRLAKAIRRAQSIGLLSKVHRDITFLPSKNVSHF
- the YVC1 gene encoding Yvc1p (similar to Saccharomyces cerevisiae YVC1 (YOR087W); ancestral locus Anc_2.198), translated to MSSHHGHHADPILPVNSSDVSITENYEEISFLPPNSRQVLRIALNLKYLIDKAIPIAYNEELVLCEHSRILNANVIRLTREACGGDPSDPHSLRKYESVLVFSLLKVANWYDDLSSQELHNSELYNLRSTVAQQLCKIIIEEEESENLYFMMLNMLLHRYTINENEVDSEPTNALELATDMHYTIVIGSSGFQRCLNWLWRGWIVQSRNDPTIFIKENSISSTLFSRHFTPERIKTPQYQNIIQLLFSVLFLLIYTIIVNTKTSDEIEPIDKIEAFLYFFTIGYILDEFFKFYYIGMAYLQFWNCFNDTLYLIIIVSMNLRIISIYWPMSPDSTYDNKQLDVISYRILACAAPFIWSRLLLYLESERFVGAMLVVLKHMMKESLIFFVLLGLIMIGFLQGFLGLDSADGKREITTSILSNLIITVLGSGSFDETFDNFAPPYAGILYYGYCFIVTTILLNILIALYSNAYQKVSDNSDDEYMALMSQKILRFIRAPDENVFVPPLNLIELFISKPVMKILMVPDQWYKNLTNFIMVIIYSPFLFYISIKEIKIAKRVQYNRIKKLPDDANEIDVAWDLTDGYLDNDSSLIGLAEESMASTSNSTTDVTENGATITRVSHAEESIIQATNLRNNIAIKIQREAEAADPKFGINKTKWYKGINKAIQPVEKGYENGWGWENYKLYESLEAKNKVTEKKIDELNKTIVQLTELIKELKIKKE
- the TBLA0B01570 gene encoding cytochrome b5 reductase family protein (similar to Saccharomyces cerevisiae CBR1 (YIL043C); ancestral locus Anc_7.225); this encodes MNKFSHHWYPVITLFFLALTTLLYLNQIEPLLSIPVPYLPYVSGHIILNNSIDPFPVPLKNKTEITKDIYVYAFTLPHSQDILGTKPGQFITVTLNINVTSNITRPYAVLSSDKGEFELLIQDIHHGGLSTIINHREIDSIAYINGPYGNYKYEQNFRERIGIVASSTGLSAVMPIIHQIVYDKNDTTYVNIVYLNKSGNILLKDRLDGLVREAEGKLTVTYVTDISDNLLIENFNWKDVTSKQLLICGSPFWEDKMIDKFVNLLDFERPNERNMQNEIYFY
- the PKP1 gene encoding protein kinase PKP1 (similar to Saccharomyces cerevisiae PKP1 (YIL042C); ancestral locus Anc_7.222), yielding MGRFIFSKVLKRYQHLNQLPFLHQYQIRTSLTQLIQDYSHKSIPNIDYAYLTNWNSSIKPHSNEQYNLSINTIYSLLVYVCRRLNSIHNLPYIVVINPYISNNNSVYLKSLESLLSLEYPYQLQDDNAVRRVLNEFLDDHQDSIMELATGFKEVGEFYDRKSIKEFLDAHLKDRIIMKLLATHYLKLIESDDNGETNTIIDPSSVSHKGIGVINTNFNVSDLVNQVSEYVGDLTRLEYDRAVPVQVETNDNNPVEFSCIGAHLEYILTEVLKNSSLAQIRNGKSDVPIMVQITKGNCGETLSIRVRDHGGGIPPEREPFILDYAYTSEVNKHEGDPATQVNQVNADVPRVAGLGFGLPLCRMYAELFGGSLSIQSLWGLGTDVYIIIKGITNFK